Below is a genomic region from Candidatus Binatia bacterium.
AAGCGGTCGGCGTCGTCGATCGCGGCCAAGAGCGTGATGTGTGCGCCCATGCAGAATCCCGTAATCCCGATCTTCGTTCCCGCAAACTTTTGCGCCAGCCAGTCCGCGGCGGAACGAATGTCGCCGTCGTATTGCGTGCGATCCAGCCGTTTCGCGTAGGTGCGGAACACGCTGGAGTCCGTCGCTCCGTCGCCGCTCGCTGCGCCGAAGCGCGCGAAGAGGTCGGGTGCGATCGCCGCAAATCCCGCTTTAGCCAGCCGTTCCACGACCTCGCGAATGGAATTGTCGACGCCCCATATGTGCATGATCACGACAACGGACGGGGTCTTCGGGCCGGCGCCGGCGGGCCAGGCCGCATACGCGCGGACGTCGGCATCGGGACGCGACAGGCCGACCCACTGCGCGGAAATGGAAGAATCGGCCAGCGCCAAGTTTGGTCCGCTCAGGGTGGCCGCCGCAGAGATTCCGACGAAGAAGCGCCGGTTCAACCTCGCGGAGTCCGTCTGCGTCGGGTCGATCTCCGGCGCCGTCACCCTGCCGACCTTTGACACGCGCGGGGCCGGTCCTCGGCGCAGGCCGATACGGCTTACGCGTGCCCAGAGTGTTCGCAGGGCAGCGCAGAGTTGCTGTCGCTTGGAATCGCTTCGATCTCGCCGTCCACATGCGCTCGAAAGTCCGAGTGAAAATAGCGCTTTCGAGCAGACCTCGGCGCTTGAATCCCCGGGTAGCTGAGCAAATCACCAGCCATACTTTCGGTGGATTCACAGAGCTAGTGGGATAATCGTCGATCGACGTGGACGAGAAACACACACTTCCAGCCGAACTTCCCTTGGGGTTCGAGTTTCGCACTTCTATTGCGATAAACAACAGCGATGCGACCAGAGCCGGCGCCGGCGGGTCTGGAAGGACGCGAGCCGAAGTGAGAAAAGGAGACCGTAGTCAATGAATCGCAGGGGATTCCTCGCCGCGTCGACCGTGATCGCGGCCTCGGGCGCCACGCCGGGTGAGGTCGTCCCGGGCGGGACCCACCTGGTCGAGCGCCGCGCGGATTTTGACGCCGCGGCGTTCGGGCGCGCCGTCGGGCGGCCGGCGCAGATACGCCAGCTCTACGAGGCCGTCGCGTTTCGGCCGGCGGTGCTCAACAACGTCAAGAACTCTTTCAATGGTTTGCAGTTCGGCTTCGGCTACTCGCCCAGCACGATCGCCGTCGCGCTCGCCGCGCACGGTCCGTCGGCGGTCTATGGCTACGGAGACGAGCTCTGGGGCAAGTATCGTCTGGGCGAGTTCTTCAAGCTCACTGACGCGACCGGAAATCCGATCGTTTCGAACGTCTTTGTCGTCAAGCGCGCTGTCATCGATGCGGCCGCGGATCCCGACGATCCCGCCGGCATGTATCAAGACACCTCCCTCGAGATGCTGCAGCATCGCGGTCTCGTCGTCCTTATCTGTCACACTGCGGTCGAGGAGCAGGCGCGTGGGCTCGTCAAGGGCGGCTTCGCGCCGGCGGGCGCGAGCGCGAACGACGTGGCCGACGAGCTGCTGACGCATCTGATCCCCGGCGCGGTCGTCGTTCCCGCGATGGTCGCGACGATCGCCGTGCTTCAGGCGAAGTATCGCTACACCTACCTATCGCCGGAGCTCTGATGCACGCGAGAGCCGCGTTCGCCGGCGTCGCGATGGCGCTCGCGATCGCGGGATGTTCGTCGCAACAATCCGCGCCGGCGCCGTACGATCCGCGCGACCTGCCTCCTGGACCCGTCGGGCGATCGATCTCGTACGGCTACTCGCTGATCACCGAAACGCACCGGCTGATGCGCGACTACGTGCACGCCGATCTCACCTGCGCCAATTGCCATATCGCCGCGGGAATGCTGCCGCGGGGCGGCAGTTTCGTGGGAACGTACGCGCGCTTTCCGCAGTGGAATCGGCGCGCGCATCGGGTGATCGCGCTGCAGGACCGGATCACCGAGTGCTTCCTCTACAGCATGAACGGCAAGGCGCCCGCCTACGACAGCAAACCCATGATCGCGATCGTCGCCTACATCGCGTGGCTCTCGCGCGGCACGCCGATCGGCGCAAAAGAGACGGCGTCCGACTCTTATATCGTGCCGCTACCCAGCGCCTCGCCCGACGTTGCGCGCGGCAAGGCGCTGTACCGCACGAGCTGTGAAGAATGCCACCAGGCCGACGGCGGCGGCGTCGGCTCGGTCTATCCGCCACTCTGGGGCGTGCGCTCGTTCAACCAAGGGGCCGGCATGGCGCACATCGACCGCATGACCGGCTTCGTGCGCTACAACATGCCGCAAAATGCGCCCGGCTCGCTCACGCTCGAACAGGCCTACGACGTCGCGGCGTTCGTGCTGAGCCACCCGCGCCCACGCTTTCACCGCAACGCGCTCGTAACAACGCCCTCCCTCCCGGCAAAGTATTTTTAGGCGTAGGCCCCCGGCGCGCCAAAAGATAAGATGAAACCTGTTTTGGATTCCACGATGGTACGCGTGACGCTGCCCGAGATGGGCGAGTCGGTCACCCAAGGCTCGATCGTCGAGTGGCGCAGAAAAGTCGGCGAGTACGTCGCCGAGGGCGATCCGCTCGTTGAGGTGACGACCGATAAGGTCGACGTCGAAGTTCCGGCCACCGCGTCGGGTGAGATCACGCAGATTCTCGCGCGCGAAGGCGACACGGTCGCAGTCGGCACGGCGCTGGCGGAGATCGACACGTCCAAGACCGATGGCTCCGCGACCGCACGAAAGGCGACGGGCAATGGCGCACCGCAGCCGGCCCTGAGCGGAGTCGAAGGGCCGGCGAAACCCGTTCCCGCACCCGAGATTCCGTCGCGGACCGACGCGGTCGCCGATCAACCCGCCCGCCGCATCGCGCGGCGCCTTGACGTGGATCTGTCGCGCGTGCGCGGATCGGGACCCAACGGCCTGATACTGCGCTCCGACGTGATCGCGCAAGCCGAAAACGCGCGCCGCCCAACCGGCACTAAGCCTGCCCTGAGTGGGGTCGAAGGGCCACCGCCTGCCGGCGCCAAGCTGACGTCGCTGCGCGGGCCCGCAGCGGCGCTTTCCGGCTACATGGAGCAGAGCCTCACCATCCCGACGGCGACGAGTTTTCGCACCGTTTCGGTGGACGTGCTCGACGCGCGGCGCAAAGAACTCAACGGCGCGGTCAAGGCCGCCGGCCGAGAGGAACGGATCTCGTTCACCCACCTGATCGCGTACGCGCTGGTCCGAACGGCGCGGCAGATGCCGTTCATCACGTATTCGTTCCGGCGCGACGAAGCCGGGGCGCCCGTGCGCGTGGAACCGGGCATTCATCTCGGTCTCGCGGTGGATACGGAACGCAAGGACGGCACGCGGACGCTCGTCGTGCCCGTGATTCGCAACGCGGGCGCGCTGGAGTTTGCGGCGTTCCGCGACAAGTACGAAGAGCTCGTCACTCGTGCGCGCGAAAACAAGCTCGTCGCCGACGATCTGCAAGGCGCCTCGTTCACCCTCACCAATCCGGGAGGCATCGGGACGATCGCGTCGGTGCCGCGCTTGATGGCGGGGCAGGGCGCGATCATCGCCGCCGGCGCGATCGGCTATCCGGCCGGGTTCTCCAACGCCAACGAACAGTCGCTGCGTCTGCTCGGCGTTTCGCGCGTGATGCAGCTCACAAGCACCTACGACCACCGCGTCATTCAGGGCGCCCAATCCGGCGAGTTTCTGCGCCGCGTCGACGAGCTATTACAGGGCAAGGACGGATTTTACGAAGCGGTCTTCGCATCGCTCGGATTGCAGGCTGCGGCGGTGCCGCAGGTCGCGCTTGCCCCGGTCGGTCCGGCGAAGGCGCCGCCGTCCGACGAGATGCTGCGCGCGGTCGCGTCGGGGATGGCCATCGTCTCGGCGTATCGCCGGCACGGTCACCTCGCGGCCAACCTCGATCCGCTCGGCCGCGAGCCCGTCGGCGACGCCTCGCTCGAACCGGCGACGTACGGGCTGACGCCCGCGCTGCAGAGCGCCATACCGGCGAGCGTGCTGCACGTGAAAGTGCCGGGCAACACGCTGGCGGAGATCCTGCCGCGACTGCGCGAGACCTACGCCTCGAGCATCGCGTATGAGATCGAGCACATCTCGAACGCGACTGAGCGCGCGTGGCTGCGCGACTACATCGAATCGGGACGCAACAACATCAAGCACTCTCCGCAGCGGCAGATCGAGTTTCTCGCGCGCCTCACGAAGGTCGAGGCGTTTGATCGCTACGTGCGCAAGACGTTCCTGGGACAGAAGACGTTCTCGGGCGAGGGGCTCGACGTGATGGTGCCCATGCTCGAGGAGATGCTCGACATGCTCGCCGACGACGGCGTGGCCGACGCCGTGCTCGGCATGGCGCACCGGGGACGCCTCAACGTGATCGCGCACGTCGTGAACCTTCCGTACGAAGAGGTCATGACCGAGTTTGAGGCCGCGCAGTATCGCGGCAACTTGGGCGACGACGACGTCATGGGCGACGTCAAGTATCACCACGGCGCGACCGGCACGTTCACCACGTCGAAGGGCAAGACGATTGACGTCACGCTCGAGCACAACCCCAGCCATCTGGAGGCCGTCGATCCAGTCGTCGAGGGAGCCGTGCGCGCGCTCCAGACCGATCACGACCACGGCGTGCCCACTCGCGACTGCGATCGCGCCGTGCCGATCCTGATTCACGGGGATGCAGCCTTCACCGGTCAGGGCATCGTGTCGGAGGTGCTGAATATGCAGTCGCTGCCGGGTTATGCGACCGGCGGCACCATCCACCTCATCGCGAACAACCAGATCGGGTTCACGACGGATCCCGCCGACGCGCGTTCGACGCGCTACGCCTCCGACTTGGCGAAGGGCTTCGACGTCCCGATCGTCCACGTGAACGCCGACGACGTCGACGCGTGCATCGCCGCAGTGCACTTCGCCATCGACTACCGGCGCGCGTTCGGGAGCGACGTTCTGATCGACCTGATCGGGTATCGCCGATTCGGGCACAACGAGCAGGACGAGCCGGCGTACACTCAGCCCGAGATGGCCGAGCGCATCAAGAATCATCCGACCGTGCGCGAGCTGTTCGCGAACAAACTCGTCAATCAAGGCCTCGTCACCGCGGAACAGGCCCGCGCGATGGAGGACGAGGCGACGGAGCGTCTGCGAGAGGCGCGCCGCGCCGTCAAGGGCGCACTGGCCTCGCACATCACCGGGCGAAAGCTGGCCGGCAGCAATACGTTCGACGGAACGGCGCTGCCGCGCGTCGACCGCGCCGAGCTGATTGCATGGAGCGTGGCGCTCGTCGCCGTGCCGCAGGGCTTCGAGCTCAGTCGCAAATTGCGCACTCAGTTCGAGCGCCGCAGCGCGACGATCGCGGAGAAAGGCAGCGTGGATTGGGGCACGGCGGAATCGCTGGCGTTCGCGTCGCTGGTGACGAGCGGGACGCCGATCCGGCTGACGGGCCA
It encodes:
- a CDS encoding dienelactone hydrolase family protein, whose amino-acid sequence is MTAPEIDPTQTDSARLNRRFFVGISAAATLSGPNLALADSSISAQWVGLSRPDADVRAYAAWPAGAGPKTPSVVVIMHIWGVDNSIREVVERLAKAGFAAIAPDLFARFGAASGDGATDSSVFRTYAKRLDRTQYDGDIRSAADWLAQKFAGTKIGITGFCMGAHITLLAAIDDADRFAAVCPFYGAVEGVDPAAIRMPLCGSYGGRDKSIPADGVREFAAALKVPNDVRIYDDAGHAFCDDHRASYVKDACEDSWQRLTTFLRRYLAST
- a CDS encoding twin-arginine translocation signal domain-containing protein, whose amino-acid sequence is MNRRGFLAASTVIAASGATPGEVVPGGTHLVERRADFDAAAFGRAVGRPAQIRQLYEAVAFRPAVLNNVKNSFNGLQFGFGYSPSTIAVALAAHGPSAVYGYGDELWGKYRLGEFFKLTDATGNPIVSNVFVVKRAVIDAAADPDDPAGMYQDTSLEMLQHRGLVVLICHTAVEEQARGLVKGGFAPAGASANDVADELLTHLIPGAVVVPAMVATIAVLQAKYRYTYLSPEL
- a CDS encoding c-type cytochrome — its product is MHARAAFAGVAMALAIAGCSSQQSAPAPYDPRDLPPGPVGRSISYGYSLITETHRLMRDYVHADLTCANCHIAAGMLPRGGSFVGTYARFPQWNRRAHRVIALQDRITECFLYSMNGKAPAYDSKPMIAIVAYIAWLSRGTPIGAKETASDSYIVPLPSASPDVARGKALYRTSCEECHQADGGGVGSVYPPLWGVRSFNQGAGMAHIDRMTGFVRYNMPQNAPGSLTLEQAYDVAAFVLSHPRPRFHRNALVTTPSLPAKYF
- a CDS encoding multifunctional oxoglutarate decarboxylase/oxoglutarate dehydrogenase thiamine pyrophosphate-binding subunit/dihydrolipoyllysine-residue succinyltransferase subunit, which encodes MKPVLDSTMVRVTLPEMGESVTQGSIVEWRRKVGEYVAEGDPLVEVTTDKVDVEVPATASGEITQILAREGDTVAVGTALAEIDTSKTDGSATARKATGNGAPQPALSGVEGPAKPVPAPEIPSRTDAVADQPARRIARRLDVDLSRVRGSGPNGLILRSDVIAQAENARRPTGTKPALSGVEGPPPAGAKLTSLRGPAAALSGYMEQSLTIPTATSFRTVSVDVLDARRKELNGAVKAAGREERISFTHLIAYALVRTARQMPFITYSFRRDEAGAPVRVEPGIHLGLAVDTERKDGTRTLVVPVIRNAGALEFAAFRDKYEELVTRARENKLVADDLQGASFTLTNPGGIGTIASVPRLMAGQGAIIAAGAIGYPAGFSNANEQSLRLLGVSRVMQLTSTYDHRVIQGAQSGEFLRRVDELLQGKDGFYEAVFASLGLQAAAVPQVALAPVGPAKAPPSDEMLRAVASGMAIVSAYRRHGHLAANLDPLGREPVGDASLEPATYGLTPALQSAIPASVLHVKVPGNTLAEILPRLRETYASSIAYEIEHISNATERAWLRDYIESGRNNIKHSPQRQIEFLARLTKVEAFDRYVRKTFLGQKTFSGEGLDVMVPMLEEMLDMLADDGVADAVLGMAHRGRLNVIAHVVNLPYEEVMTEFEAAQYRGNLGDDDVMGDVKYHHGATGTFTTSKGKTIDVTLEHNPSHLEAVDPVVEGAVRALQTDHDHGVPTRDCDRAVPILIHGDAAFTGQGIVSEVLNMQSLPGYATGGTIHLIANNQIGFTTDPADARSTRYASDLAKGFDVPIVHVNADDVDACIAAVHFAIDYRRAFGSDVLIDLIGYRRFGHNEQDEPAYTQPEMAERIKNHPTVRELFANKLVNQGLVTAEQARAMEDEATERLREARRAVKGALASHITGRKLAGSNTFDGTALPRVDRAELIAWSVALVAVPQGFELSRKLRTQFERRSATIAEKGSVDWGTAESLAFASLVTSGTPIRLTGQDTERGTFSHRHAVFHDPTTHGIWIPLQHLAETQASFEIRNSPLSEYACMGFEYGYSTQEPSALVLWEAQYGDFFNGAEIVVDQFIAAGQAKWGQTSRLTLLLPHGYEGGGPEHSSARPERFLQLVAEGNLRVASPSVASNYYHLLRMQARSPLAVPLVVMTPKSLLRSESAAGTLDEMAGGSFAPVIDDPRPLDRDAIERLILCSGKIYHDLVTHAAYGALRKTAIARIELLAPLPVFDINRVIGSYPNLKKLVWVQEEPKNMGARAFVRRRLLEGKRDGFDIEYIGRGYRASPSEGYAGQHAVEQERIVTTALSE